The genomic window GCGGCGGTTGGTCTCGGTGAAGTAGCCGGTGAGCACCTGGATGACGCTGGCGAGCAGGAGGCCGATGACGACCGCACCGATCGCGATGAAACGTGGGTTGCCGTCGAAGTCCGCGACCTCGCTGTTGGTGAGCTGGTCGAAGCTGTTCGGCAGGAAGACGAAGGCGGCGATCACCACGAGGATCGCGGAGATGATCGCGGAGACGAAGAAGCCGCGGTTGATCGCGGTCATGCCGCTGCGGTCACGTGCCCGCGGCGAGACGACGAAGATGCCGACGACGGCGGTGATGACACCGATCATGGGGACGATGAGCGGGAAGATGAGGCCCGCGTCGCCGAACGCGATCTTGCCGAGGATCAGGGACGCGACGAGGACGACGGCGTACGACTCGAACAGGTCGGCGGCCATGCCCGCGCAGTCGCCGACGTTGTCGCCCACGTTGTCGGCGATCGTCGCGGCGTTGCGCGGGTCGTCCTCGGGGATGCCCTGCTCGACCTTGCCCACCAGGTCGGCGCCGACGTCGGCGGCCTTGGTGTAGATGCCGCCGCCGACCCGCATGAACATCGCGAGCAGCGCGGCGCCGAAGCCGAAGCCCTCGAGAACGGTGGGGGCGTCGGAGTGGTAGACGAACACGACGATCGCGGCACCGAGCAGGCCCAACCCGACGGTGAACATGCCCGCGACCCCGCCGGTGCGGAACGCGATCCGCATCGCCCTGTGCTCGCCGTCCGCCTCGCGGGCGGCCGCGGCGACGCGGACGTTGCCGCGCACGGCGAGCCACATGCCGGCGAAGCCGGTGAGGGCGGAGAACCCGGCGCCGACGATGAAGAACGCGGAGCGGCCGATGCGGACGGACATCGACTCGGCCGGCAGCAGCGACAGCAGCACGACGAGGATGACCACGAACGGCGCGAGGGTGAGGAACTGGCGCTTGAGGTACGCCGCCGCGCCCTCCTGCACCGCGCCCGCGATGTTCTGCATGCGCTCGGTGCCCTGGCCGGCCGCGAGCACCTCGCGGACCAGCGCACCTGCGACGGCGAGTGCCAGGAGCGCCACCACACCGACGATCACGACGATCGTGATGTTCGCGCCGCTCAGGCTGAAGCTCTCGGCGCTGAGGGTCAGGCCGGACATCCGTCCTCCTTGGTGAGGTGCACGCCCGGAACGTGTTCGAAGACGAACGTGCCGTTCCGGGGTTCAAGTACCGACGAGTGGCCGCGAATGGGCGGCTGCGCGGCGAGTGTAGCGGCCACCCGCGCCCGCACGACAGCGGGGACCGGGCGTGATGCCCCCACATCCGGGCGAGCGGATGGGATCATCGGTGCCGACACGGCCGATCCGCCGTACCCCGCGAGAGGAAGATCACAATGTCCGACGAGTGGCGCTGGTGGCTCGGTAACCGCGATTACTTCCTGCGTGACCGCACCGAGCAGCTGGCCGACGAGCTGTCGCGCGCGTCGTCGGAGACGAGCCGCATCTCGTCCCAGCTGCGCCACGTCCAGGGCACGCTCGAGCAACGCGTGAACCGCCTCGCCACCGCGTTCGACGCCTTCATCGAGCTCTCCGACCTGCGCACCGACCTCAACGCGTTCACCGACGCCGCCGCGGCCAGGCACCGGGTACGCCGCATCGTCGTCGGCGGCATCGAGGGCGACAGCGCGCTCGCCGACGACCTCGAGGACGTCGACGGGTACTGGCTCGTCCCGGCCGCGCGGGCGTTCGCCGCCCTGGGCAGGGGCGACGAGTCCGCGGCCGCGGTCCCGCTCGCGGAGGCCACCCGCCTCGACGCGACGCGCACCCGGCTCTTCCTCCTCACCGCCCTCGGCGTCGCCAAGGCTCCGGCGCTCGCGCTGCCCTGGCTGGGCGAGGCGCTCGGCGAGCTCACCCCGGGGCCGGTGACCCACGCGCAGCGGGCACTCTGGCTGGCGGCGGCGGAGGGCCGCTTCGGCCCGGAGGGTCGCGCACTCCTCACCGAGCGGCTCGCCCGCGCCGTCGGCGCCCTCCCGGCCGACCAGGTGGAGGTCGAGACGAAGGCCTGGCTGGACACGATCCGCCACCTGCCCTCGCCCCGGACGAGCCGGCTACCCGACCAGTTCGCCAGGGACGCCAGGTACGGCACGGCGCTGAGCGCCGCGGCGGTGCTCGGCGCCCTGCGCCTGCACTGCGAACAGACCCTCATGCCGTCGACCGGCGTCACCGAGGACGCCGCCGTCCAGCGCGCGCCGCAGCGTCAGCTGCCTCCGGCGGTCTTGCGACAGTCCACCGACGCGCCCCCCGCCGGGACCGATCCGGCTCCCGGGCAGGACGACGACCCGCTGCGCGACATCGTGGTCACGCTCGTCGACGAGGGCAGCCCCGACGAGGCACCGGTGCTCCGGCGGGTCGCCGAGCTCAGGCGGGTCATCTCGTCCAACGGACAGGCACCGTCGGAGGAGACACGCCCGGGCTGGCGCGACGAGGCCGGCGACCTCGTCACCTTCGTCCGCCAGGACGCGTTCGACCGCGACGCCGGAGTCGCCATGGCGGCCGGGGTGGCGCTGCGCGCCTGCGCGCCGCTCGCCGATGCCGTCGCGGAACGCCTCGCCGCCGACACCGTGATCGCGGTGCCCGACGAGTCGACCGTGACGATCGAGGGCGTCGCCGTCCGGGTCACGGCGGAGGGCCCGCGGTCAGCGGACGTCCGCGCGCTCGACGAGGCCATCGCCGAGCGCGCGCCGGGCGCCACACCCGAGCGCCTCGGCTACGGCATCGCCGCGGTCGGCGTCCTGCTGTTCGTCGCGGGTCTCGCGACCGAGGTGGGTCTCGTCGTCCTCGGTGTGCTCGCCGTGGTCGCCGGTGGGGGCTACGGGATCTACGCGACAAGGACCCGCCTCGCCGCCCGCGCCGAGAGCCGCGTCACGCAGGATCTCGCGCACGGTCGTGCCGACACGGCCGCGAAGGCGGTCGGCGAGCTCGCCGGCGTGATGCGGGACGGCACGGCGAACGTCGCCGACGACAAGACCGCGGTCCACGCTCTGCTGTCGTAGCGTGACCGGACCGACTCAAGTGCTCGCGGCGACCGCCTCATCGACGGTCTTGTGCAGCGGGAAGACCTTGGTCAGGCCCGTGACGCGGAAGATCTTGAGGATCCTGTCCTGCGTGCACACCAGGCGCAGCGTGCCGTCGTGGGCGCGTACCCGCTTGAGCCCGCCGACGAGGACGCCGAGGCCGGTGGAGTCGAGGAACTCGACGCGCTCCATGTCGACGACGATGTGGTAGGTGCCGTGGGCCACCAGGTCGATGAACACCTCGCGGAGCTTCGGTGCCGTGTAGACGTCGACCTCCCCCGCGACCTCCACCACGGTGCGGTCGTCCACGACACGGGTGGTCAGCGACAGGTCCACGGGTCCTCCGTCGTCTCTGCGGGAGCCTTCACGGCATTCAACCACGCGCCCGACCACGCAGCCGCACCCGTGAGGGGCACTCCGACCGGGTCAGGTCACGGTGAGGGTGCCCCTCACCGGCGCGATCGCGGCTGTCGGTCGCGGCGAGGACAATGGGGGCAGCGTGAACGAAGCCACCCGTACCCGAGACCCCGCGGCCCTGCTCGAGCAGCTCGCCGGTCGACGCGGCACCCCCGACCAGCCCGTGCTGACGCACGTCGAGCAGGTCGCCGCACGCGGTGGCGACGTGACGGACTGGCCCGCCTGGCTGCCACCCACGCTGCACGACGCGATCGCCGAGCTGGGCATCGAGGCGCCGTGGCGCCACCAGGTCGAGGCGGCGGAGCACGCCCGCGCCGACCGATCCGTGGTGGTGGCGACGGGCACGGCATCGGGCAAGTCGCTCGCGTACCTGATGCCCGTGCTCACCGCCGTGGCGGACGACGACGCGACGGCGCTCTACCTCGCGCCGACGAAGGCCCTCGCCCGCGACCAGCTGCGCGCGATGCTCGCGC from Streptosporangiales bacterium includes these protein-coding regions:
- a CDS encoding anti-sigma factor antagonist (This anti-anti-sigma factor, or anti-sigma factor antagonist, belongs to a family that includes characterized members SpoIIAA, RsbV, RsfA, and RsfB.), which codes for MDLSLTTRVVDDRTVVEVAGEVDVYTAPKLREVFIDLVAHGTYHIVVDMERVEFLDSTGLGVLVGGLKRVRAHDGTLRLVCTQDRILKIFRVTGLTKVFPLHKTVDEAVAAST